The following proteins come from a genomic window of Sorex araneus isolate mSorAra2 chromosome 1, mSorAra2.pri, whole genome shotgun sequence:
- the SMIM18 gene encoding small integral membrane protein 18, whose amino-acid sequence MASLSSSPWNETTTSVYQYLGFQVQKIYPFHDNWNTACFVILLLFIFTVVSLVVLAFLYEVLDCCCCVKNKTVKDLKNEPNPIRSMMNNIRKREVEVV is encoded by the coding sequence ATGGCCTCcctgagctccagcccctggaatgaaACCACTACATCTGTTTATCAATACCTTGGTTTCCAAGTTCAAAAAATTTACCCTTTCCATGACAACTGGAACACTGCCTGCTTTGTCATTctgcttttgtttatatttacagTGGTATCTTTGGTGGTGCTGGCTTTCCTTTATGAAGTACTTGACTGCTGCTGCTgtgtaaaaaacaaaactgtaaaaGACTTGAAAAATGAACCGAACCCTATTAGAAGTATGATGAACAATATCAGAAAACGAGAAGTTGAAGTGGTCTAA